In Grus americana isolate bGruAme1 chromosome 28, bGruAme1.mat, whole genome shotgun sequence, a single window of DNA contains:
- the TJP3 gene encoding tight junction protein ZO-3 isoform X3 — MEEMVIWEQHTVTLSKDPQRGFGFAVSGGRDRPNKMTGDTAVIVSDVVSGGPAAGRLQRKDHIVMVNGLSMENVSSSFAIQTLKTCGKIANITLKRPKKVHLPATKSSPGSPTVPRRYDSDEDYRPHGVDPALHRSRDDLDHSQGYDGDSSSERSSGHHRDDRHHHKPVSRSRRRSQDSSHWRQSPGSGSDQRGYSRHRSANRFGHERDTNGLALVSGFKRLPRRDDVPMKPITSVLVKQKQNEEYGLKLGSQLFIKHIVESGLAAKGSSLQEGDLILKINGVASEDMSLADTQQLIEQTEGTLTLLILRDHRQFLVNIADIEDSQSNSSRMDDISDIDSELSHPPSPETSPRPPAAARMSSPPERRRSNGDPTANAIVDDARGPDLLEAVEGDGCHGPHASPTARAAHKDGYSADSRVVHFVKAKSVGLQLAGGNDVGIFVSSVQEGSPADSQGVREGDQILQVNDTSFQNLTREEAVEYLMSLPPGEDITLWTQSKQDIYRKMISSNVGDSFYIRTHFDFEKDTPSGLSFVRGDVFHVLDTMYRGRLGSWLAVRMGRDLQEQDKGIIPNRRRAEQIASLESVLKVTSGANTSGARAEFWKLRGLRGAKKMLRKSREDLSALTKQGHYPPYERVVLKEASFKRPVVILGPIADVAMQKLSTEMPELFEIALSVPRDGASSKVIKLDSVRQIAEKDKHALLDITPSAVERLNYVQYYPVVVFCEPESRQGIKAMRQWLVPDSRKSSRRLYAQANKMKKHCSHLFTATVSLSGSSNTWYEAIKDIIRVQQSQPVWTSAEQADVALEDSLDLLNPPSTAASGYLTCDSHANSDYDDTDGEAGAYTDGEAEDAYEQPGLARSSEPAQTSPNHGLSEQATRQQWRGQDYNSIREYEHDAVRKRFTRARDDSDEDEGYEWGPATDV, encoded by the exons ATGGAGGAGATGGTGATCTGGGAGCAGCACACGGTGACGCTGAGCAAG GACCCTCAACGGGGCTTTGGCTTTGCTGTCTCCGGAGGCCGGGACCGTCCCAACAAGATGACCGGGGACACGGCCGTGATCGTTTCGGATGTGGTGTCTGGGGGACCAGCAGCGGGCCGGCTCCA GAGGAAGGATCACATCGTGATGGTGAATGGCCTTTCCATGGAGAATGTCTCGTCCTCCTTTGCCATCCAGACACTTAAAACCTGCGGCAAGATCGCCAACATT ACACTGAAAAGACCAAAGAAAGTCCACCTCCCTGCGACCAAGAGCAGCCCCGGGTCCCCCACTGTGCCCCGACGCTATGACTCAGACGAGGACTACAGGCCACACGGTGTGGATCCAGCCCTGCACCGCTCCCGGGATGACTTGGACCACAGCCAGGGCTACGATGGGGACTCATCCAGCGAGAGGAGCTCTGGCCACCACCGGGATGACCGCCACCACCACAAGCCAGTGTCCCGGAGCCGGAGGCGAAGCCAGGACAGCAGCCACTggaggcagagccctggcagcGGCTCAGATCAGAGGGGCTACAGCCGGCACCGCTCCGCCAACAGGTTTGGCCATGAAAGGGACACCAATGGGCTGGCCCTGGTGTCAGGCTTCAAGCGGCTGCCGCGCCGGGATGATGTGCCAATGAAGCCCATCACGTCAGTCCTCgtgaagcagaagcagaacGAAG AGTACGGCCTGAAGCTGGGGAGTCAGCTCTTCATCAAGCACATAGTGGAGAGCGGGCTGGCGGCGAAGGGCAGCTCCTTGCAGGAGGGAGACCTCATCCTGAAG ATCAACGGGGTGGCCAGCGAGGACATGTCCCTGGCTGACACCCAGCAGCTCATCGAGCAGACAGAGGGGACCCTGACCCTGCTCATCCTCCGGGACCACCGGCAGTTCCTGGTCAACATCGCCGACATAGAAGACAGCCAGAGCAACAGCTCTCGCATGGATG ATATCTCTGACATCGACTCTGAACTGTCCCATCCGCCATCCCCTGAGACGTCCCCACGACCTCCGGCTGCTGCCAGGATGAGTTCACCACC GGAGAGGAGACGATCCAATGGGGACCCCACGGCCAACGCGATTGTGGACGATGCTCGTGGCCCTG acCTGTTGGAAGCCGTGGAGGGGGATGGCTGCCATGGCCCCCACGCCAGCCCCACTGCCCGAGCTGCCCACAAGGATGG GTACAGTGCTGACTCCAGGGTTGTGCACTTTGTGAAGGCCAAGAGCGTcgggctgcagctggctggcGGGAATGATGTGGGGATCTTCGTGTCAAGCGTGCAGGAGGGGAGCCCGGCCGACAGCCAGGGTGTCCGGGAAGGGGACCAGATCCTGCAG GTGAATGACACCAGTTTCCAGAACCTGACCCGCGAGGAGGCTGTGGAATATCTCATGAGCCTGCCGCCGGGTGAGGACATCACACTGTGGACCCAGAGCAAGCAGGACA TTTACAGGAAGATGATCTCGTCCAACGTGGGTGACTCATTCTACATCCGGACGCACTTTGACTTTGAGAAGGACACACCGTCAGGGCTCAGCTTCGTCCGCGGGGATGTCTTCCACGTGCTGGACACCATGTAccggggcaggctggggagctggctggctgtgcgcatgggcagggacctgcaggagcaggacaAGGGCATCATCCCCAACCGGAGGAG GGCCGAACAGATTGCCAGCCTGGAGTCAGTGCTGAAAGTCACATCTGGTGCCAACACTTCTGGGGCACGGGCGGAGTTTTGGAAGCTGCGGGGCCTGCGGGGAGCCAAGAAGATGCTGCGGAAGAGCCGGGAGGACCTCTCTGCCCTCACAAAGCAGGGCCACTACCCGCCGTATGAGAGGGTGGTCCTGAAGGAAG CCAGCTTCAAGCGGCCAGTGGTGATCCTGGGCCCCATCGCAGACGTCGCCATGCAGAAGCTGAGCACGGAGATGCCTGAGCTGTTTGAGATTGCCC TGAGCGTGCCCCGAGATGGGGCGTCGTCCAAGGTCATCAAGTTGGACTCGGTGCGGCAGATCGCAGAAAAG GACAAGCACGCCCTGTTGGACATCACGCCCTCGGCCGTGGAGCGCCTCAACTACGTGCAGTACTACCCCGTGGTGGTGTTTTGTGAGCCTGAGAGCCGACAGGGCATCAAGGCCATGCGCCAGTGGCTGGTGCCCGACTCCAGGAAGAGCTCCCGGCGCCTCTATGCCCAGGCCAACAAGATGAAGAAGCACTGCAGCCACCTCTTCACCGCCACCGTCAGCCTCAGCGGCAGCAGCAATACCTGGTACGAGGCGATCAAGGACATCATCAGGGTGCAGCAGAGCCAGCCTGTTTGGACATCGGCGGAGCAG GCAGATGTGGCACTGGAGGACAGTCTGGATCTGCTGAACCCACCGAGCACAGCGGCCTCGGGCTACCTGACCTGCGACAGTCACGCCAACAGTGACTACGATGACACGGACGGCGAGGCAGGCGCCTACACCGATGGCGAGGCGGAGGATGCCTATGAGCAGCCCGGGCTGGCCCGTTCCTCCGAGCCAGCGCAGACGTCCCCAAACCATGGCCTGAGCGAGCAG GCGACCAGGCAGCAGTGGCGGGGCCAGGACTACAACAGCATCAG GGAATACGAGCACGATGCCGTGCGGAAGAGATTCACACGGGCCAGGGATGACTCGGATGAGGATGAAGGCTACGAGTGGGGCCCAGCCACAGATGTGTAG